A DNA window from Theobroma cacao cultivar B97-61/B2 chromosome 5, Criollo_cocoa_genome_V2, whole genome shotgun sequence contains the following coding sequences:
- the LOC18597408 gene encoding polygalacturonase, with translation MAPKLVVSCAILFYLLFFCGTSSYAAYSINLIKYGAKPDGKTDSTQPFLKAWAAACKSATAATIYVPKGRYLVKAVVFRGPCRNRITVQIDGTIVAPTDYRALGNSGYWILFIKVNSVSVIGGTLDAKGAGFWTCRRSGKNCPVGARSITFNWANNILVSGLTSINSQLTHFVINTCNDVKVQNVKLYAPDQSPNTDGIHVQSSTGLTITGSTLQTGDDCISIGPGTRNLVMTSIKCGPGHGVSIGSLGRDLNEAGVQNVTLTNSVFSGSDNGVRIKTWARPSNGFVKNVVFDNIIMNNVKNPIIIDQNYCPSNQGCPSQSSGVKISGVTYKNIRGTSATQEAVTFDCSRSSPCRGITLHDIKLTYMNKAATSSCKNVGGTSRGVVVPKSCL, from the exons ATGGCGCCTAAGCTTGTTGTGTCTTGTGCAATATTATTCTACCTCCTCTTCTTCTGCGGAACTAGTTCATATGCAGCGTACAGTATCAATTTGATCAAGTATGGTGCAAAACCAGATGGAAAAACTGACTCGACCCAGCCGTTCCTCAAGGCATGGGCAGCTGCATGCAAGTCAGCTACAGCAGCCACAATTTACGTTCCGAAAGGGCGCTACTTGGTCAAGGCCGTGGTATTTAGAGGCCCTTGCAGGAACAGAATTACAGTTCAAATAGACGGCACAATTGTTGCTCCTACCGATTATCGTGCACTTGGGAACTCTGGCTACTGGATCTTGTTCATTAAGGTGAACAGCGTTTCGGTAATCGGCGGCACTCTTGATGCAAAGGGAGCTGGCTTTTGGACATGCAGGAGATCTGGAAAGAATTGCCCTGTTGGAGCACGG TCCATAACATTCAATTGGGCTAACAACATTTTAGTCAGCGGCTTAACCTCCATCAACAGTCAGCTCACTCACTTTGTGATCAACACTTGCAACGATGTGAAGGTTCAAAACGTGAAGCTTTATGCTCCGGACCAAAGCCCCAACACTGATGGTATCCACGTCCAGTCCTCAACGGGCTTGACAATCACTGGAAGCACCCTTCAAACTGGAGACGATTGCATATCGATTGGTCCAGGCACCAGGAACCTGGTAATGACCTCCATCAAGTGTGGCCCTGGACATGGCGTAAG CATCGGCAGTCTCGGACGGGATCTCAATGAAGCTGGTGTTCAGAACGTGACATTGACAAATTCAGTTTTTAGTGGATCAGATAACGGGGTACGGATTAAGACATGGGCGAGACCAAGCAATGGGTTTGTGAAAAACGTTGTCTTCGACAACATCATCATGAACAATGTTAAAAACCCCATCATCATCGATCAAAATTACTGTCCCAGCAATCAAGGTTGTCCTAGTCAG AGCTCAGGAGTGAAGATTAGCGGAGTGACATACAAAAACATAAGAGGAACATCTGCAACGCAGGAAGCAGTTACATTTGATTGCAGCCGTAGCAGTCCATGCAGGGGGATCACTCTACATGACATAAAGCTCACATACATGAATAAAGCAGCTACGTCGTCCTGCAAAAACGTAGGGGGAACCAGCAGAGGAGTAGTTGTGCCCAAGAGCTGCTTATAA
- the LOC18597409 gene encoding polygalacturonase, translating into MANTMTHPPLLFLALLFLFFNSSVAAAMKLNVISYGAKADGTTDSTKAFLAAWTQACASTVPASIYVPKGRFLLRNVDFRGQCNNAAISIRIDGTLVAPMDYRVIGNVDSWLSFENVDGVSIYGGKLDGKGTGLWACKNSGKSCPSGATSLSISNSKNIVIMGLTSLNSQMFHIVINGCHNVKMQGVKVSAPGNSPNTDGIHVQLSSSVTILNSRIQTGDDCISIGPGATNLWMENIACGPGHGISIGSLGKDQIEAGVQNVTVKTATFIGTQNGVRIKSWARPSNGFASNIVFQHVVMKNVQNPIVIDQNYCPGNKNCPDQVSGVKVSDVTYQDIHGTSATEVAVKFDCSSKHPCTGIRLQEVKLTYKNEAAQASCSHAGGTVSGLVQPTSCL; encoded by the exons ATGGCAAACACGATGACTCATCCTCCCCTTCTTTTCCTCgcacttctctttctcttctttaacTCATCAGTAGCAGCCGCCATGAAACTTAATGTGATCAGTTATGGAGCCAAAGCCGATGGCACAACTGACTCGACCAAAGCCTTTCTTGCTGCATGGACTCAAGCTTGTGCCTCGACTGTACCTGCAAGCATCTACGTACCAAAAGGGAGGTTTTTGCTACGCAATGTGGACTTTCGTGGCCAATGCAACAACGCTGCTATTTCAATACGAATCGATGGAACCCTCGTGGCTCCGATGGATTATCGGGTTATTGGAAATGTCGATAGCTGGCTTTCCTTTGAGAATGTTGATGGAGTTTCCATTTATGGTGGAAAACTTGATGGGAAGGGTACTGGCTTGTGGGCTTGCAAGAATTCAGGCAAGAGTTGCCCCTCCGGTGCTACG TCACTGAGCATTAGCAATTCAAAGAACATCGTCATCATGGGATTAACATCACTAAACAGCCAGATGTTCCACATAGTCATCAATGGCTGCCACAATGTCAAAATGCAAGGAGTGAAGGTCTCTGCTCCTGGTAACAGCCCCAACACCGACGGAATTCATGTACAACTATCCAGCAGCGTCACGATCCTCAACTCCAGGATTCAAACAGGCGATGATTGCATCTCAATTGGCCCTGGTGCCACTAATCTCTGGATGGAAAACATCGCATGTGGCCCCGGTCATGGCATCAG CATCGGAAGTTTGGGGAAGGACCAAATTGAGGCTGGAGTGCAGAATGTGACAGTTAAAACAGCCACATTCATCGGCACCCAGAATGGGGTGAGGATAAAATCTTGGGCCAGACCGAGCAATGGTTTTGCCAGCAATATTGTTTTCCAGCATGTTGTTATGAAAAATGTCCAGAATCCCATTGTCATCGATCAAAATTACTGCCCTGGCAACAAAAATTGTCCTGATCAG GTTTCTGGTGTTAAAGTTAGTGATGTAACATACCAGGACATACATGGAACATCGGCAACAGAAGTTGCAGTGAAATTCGATTGCAGTTCAAAACATCCTTGCACTGGAATAAGATTGCAAGAGGTGAAACTTACATACAAGAATGAGGCAGCTCAAGCTTCATGCAGCCACGCTGGTGGAACTGTTTCTGGTCTTGTTCAGCCCACGAGTTGTTTGTAG
- the LOC18597410 gene encoding polygalacturonase, with translation MERTINSILFLAGLVLLFFTSSGAAPLAPTYSVLNYGAKPDGNFDSTQAFVAAWTSACGSINPATIYVPPGRFLLRNVVFRGQCKNSAILFRIDGTLVAPSNYNIIGNTGNWLIFEHVNGVSIYGGILDGQGAGLWTCKRSGRGCPSGATSLGFSNSWNIVINGLTSLNSQMFHIVINGCNNVKVEGVRLSASGNSPNTDGIHVQSSSSVTILNSRIGTGDDCISVGPGTSNLWIENVACGPGHGISIGSLGKEFEEPGVQNVTVKSVTFTGTQNGVRIKSWGRPSTGYARNILFEHAVMTDIENPIVIDQHYCPDEKNCPGQVSGVKISDVTYQDIHGTSATEVALKFDCSSKNPCTDIRLDDVKLTYKNRPAEAACSNADGTASGFVQASSCL, from the exons atggAACGGACGATCAattctattctttttcttgcaGGACTTGTGCTCCTCTTCTTCACTTCATCTGGCGCAGCTCCATTGGCTCCTACTTACAGCGTGCTTAATTATGGAGCCAAACCAGATGGCAATTTTGACTCAACCCAAGCCTTTGTTGCTGCATGGACTTCGGCTTGTGGCTCCATAAACCCCGCAACTATTTATGTCCCCCCAGGGAGGTTTTTGCTGCGCAATGTGGTGTTCCGTGGCCAGTGCAAGAACAGTGCTATTTTGTTTCGTATTGATGGCACGCTTGTGGCTCCATCGAATTATAACATTATTGGAAACACCGGAAATTGGCTTATCTTTGAGCATGTAAACGGGGTTTCCATTTATGGTGGGATACTTGACGGTCAAGGCGCTGGCTTGTGGACTTGCAAGAGGTCAGGCAGGGGATGTCCCAGCGGCGCAACG TCTTTGGGATTCAGCAATTCGTGGAACATTGTAATAAATGGATTAACATCGCTAAACAGCCAAATGTTCCATATCGTCATCAATGGTTGCAATAACGTAAAAGTGGAAGGTGTAAGATTGTCTGCCTCTGGAAACAGCCCAAACACTGATGGCATTCATGTGCAATCTTCGAGCAGTGTCACCATCCTCAACTCCAGAATTGGAACGGGCGATGATTGTATCTCAGTTGGCCCTGGCACCAGCAATCTGTGGATTGAGAACGTTGCATGCGGACCTGGCCATGGGATCAG CATTGGGAGTCTTGGCAAGGAATTTGAAGAGCCTGGTGTGCAGAATGTGACAGTTAAATCTGTTACGTTTACCGGTACTCAAAATGGGGTGAGAATTAAGTCTTGGGGGAGACCTAGCACTGGTTATGCTAGAAACATACTTTTTGAGCATGCAGTCATGACTGATATCGAAAATCCTATTGTGATTGATCAGCATTACTGCCCTGACGAGAAAAATTGCCCTGGtcag GTTTCGGGAGTTAAAATTAGTGATGTTACATACCAAGACATCCATGGAACATCAGCAACAGAAGTTGCACTGAAGTTTGATTGTAGCTCGAAGAATCCCTGCACTGATATAAGGCTGGATGACGTGAAGCTCACCTACAAAAATAGACCAGCAGAAGCAGCCTGTAGTAATGCTGATGGAACAGCTTCTGGTTTTGTTCAGGCCTCAAGCTGCTTGTAG
- the LOC18597411 gene encoding protein EMBRYO DEFECTIVE 1674 produces the protein MGRRRGTRYSPKPYKSDHPVTAATPLANLSLNFVLLHDWWLGRAQPRGLAIGGFECRGRQGQRVFCSAVIAKRHDATTLETADGITVAISGFINTSRTHQNGFPLEFCSHFLYGFPYDWEEYASQYSNEESAGRGTQASMTSRSNAVSFLPASLDNLPATRIRDLLMFSAGDSENSFLKRTITDHVLGKLSTHASQDARTSVDSDMGNTHSNTCSYSADGENSNCHKKVKVNRNHMDDNNISDTRSTITVESQNDVQSKMGVSILTRPTGVTTRSMTRLKYLTQKQEGLSSKSSVKHIKAV, from the exons ATGGGGAGGAGAAGAGGGACAAGATATTCTCCAAAACCATATAAATCGGACCACCCCGTCACCGCCGCTACTCCTCTCGCTAATCTATCCCTCAACTTT GTGCTGTTGCATGATTGGTGGCTGGGCAGGGCGCAGCCCAGGGGTTTAGCTATTGGAGGATTTGAATGCAGAGG GAGACAAGGACAAAGAGTGTTCTGCTCTGCAGTCATTGCCAAAAGACACGATGCCACCACTCTTGAGACTGCGGATGGCATCACAGTTGCAATCAGTGGCTTCATCAATACCTCTCGTACGCATCAAAATGGCTTTCCACTTGAG TTTTGCAGTCATTTCCTCTATGGATTTCCATATGACTGGGAAGAATATGCTTCACAGTATTCTAATGAAGAATCTGCTGGTAGAGGTACTCAAGCAAGCATGACTTCTCGCAGCAATGCAGTTTCTTTCTTGCCAGCTTCTTTAGACAATCTTCCTGCTACAAGGATACGTGATCTTTTAATGTTTTCTGCTGGAGATTCTGAAAACTCTTTTCTGAAAAGAACTATTACTGATCACGTGCTGGGAAAACTCAGTACTCATGCTTCTCAAGATGCAAGAACATCCGTTGATTCAGACATGGGAAACACACATTCAAATACCTGTTCCTATTCTGCTGATGGTGAAAATTCGAATTGTCATAAGAAGGTGAAGGTTAATAGGAATCATATGGATGATAACAACATCTCAGATACAAGGAGTACCATAACAGTGGAATCTCAGAATGATGTTCAGTCTAAGATGGGTGTAAGCATCCTTACCCGACCTACAGGTGTTACCACCAGGAGCATGACTAGGTTGAAGTATCTTACACAAAAGCAGGAGGGACTTTCATCAAAATCTTCTGTAAAGCATATAAAAGCTGTTTAA